In the genome of Kitasatospora cathayae, one region contains:
- a CDS encoding CsbD family protein: MGAGKKIEHTAETVKGKTKEAAGKAVGNETLTAKGKAEQVKGDMLQAGQKAKDALKH; the protein is encoded by the coding sequence ATGGGCGCAGGTAAGAAGATAGAACACACGGCAGAGACCGTTAAGGGAAAGACAAAGGAAGCCGCCGGCAAGGCCGTCGGAAACGAGACCCTCACGGCCAAGGGCAAAGCCGAGCAGGTGAAGGGTGACATGCTCCAGGCTGGCCAGAAGGCAAAGGATGCCCTCAAGCACTGA
- a CDS encoding ArsR/SmtB family transcription factor gives MADVDVFSALANPVRRRLLESLRSGPRAAGELAGDFELSRPAVSEHLAVLKSARLVREEPRGRHRYYHLEPDPLAEVEEWLHPFERYWRQRMRSLRDVLEKES, from the coding sequence ATGGCGGACGTCGATGTCTTCAGTGCGCTGGCCAACCCGGTGCGGCGCAGGTTGCTGGAAAGCCTCCGGAGCGGGCCTCGCGCGGCCGGCGAGCTGGCGGGCGACTTCGAACTCAGCAGACCGGCAGTCTCCGAGCACCTGGCGGTACTCAAGAGTGCCCGGCTAGTGCGCGAGGAGCCACGCGGACGGCATCGGTACTACCACTTGGAGCCCGATCCGCTCGCCGAGGTCGAGGAGTGGCTCCATCCGTTTGAGCGGTATTGGAGACAGCGGATGCGATCGCTGCGCGATGTCCTCGAGAAGGAGAGCTGA
- a CDS encoding SRPBCC family protein, producing MTEKAAIHCDEFLPYPPARVWEALTDPELHARWWAAGDVKAVVGHRFTLDMGPWGQQPCEVVEVEVERLLRYGFGAGSLDTTVTWRLVPEGHGTRLLLEHAGFDLDTPMGRQAHHGMGQGWPSVLRRIAPALAE from the coding sequence ATGACCGAGAAGGCCGCGATCCACTGCGACGAGTTCCTGCCGTACCCGCCGGCGCGGGTGTGGGAGGCGTTGACCGATCCGGAGCTGCACGCGCGGTGGTGGGCCGCCGGAGACGTGAAGGCGGTGGTCGGACACCGGTTCACCCTGGACATGGGGCCGTGGGGGCAGCAGCCGTGCGAGGTGGTCGAGGTGGAGGTGGAGCGGTTGCTGCGGTACGGCTTCGGCGCGGGCTCGCTGGACACCACCGTGACCTGGCGGCTGGTGCCCGAGGGGCACGGGACGCGGCTGCTGCTGGAGCACGCGGGGTTCGACCTGGACACCCCGATGGGCCGGCAGGCCCACCACGGGATGGGGCAGGGCTGGCCGTCGGTGCTGCGCCGGATCGCCCCGGCACTCGCGGAGTAA
- a CDS encoding pyridoxamine 5'-phosphate oxidase family protein: MAHDPRDLDDAFLAFWRERHISTLTTTRPDGTPHVVPVGVTFDPATGTARVITSRTSRKARNVAAAGPEGLPVAVCQVDRARWSTLEGVAVVREEPEQVTDAERRYAERYRTPRENPDRVVIEIAVERVLGRA, translated from the coding sequence ATGGCCCACGACCCGCGCGACCTCGACGACGCCTTCCTCGCCTTCTGGCGCGAGCGGCACATCTCCACCCTGACCACCACCCGCCCCGACGGCACCCCGCACGTGGTGCCGGTCGGCGTCACCTTCGACCCGGCGACCGGAACGGCCCGGGTCATCACCAGCCGCACCAGCCGCAAGGCCCGCAACGTGGCGGCCGCCGGGCCCGAGGGCCTGCCGGTCGCGGTCTGCCAGGTCGACCGGGCCCGCTGGTCCACCCTGGAGGGCGTCGCCGTGGTGCGCGAGGAGCCCGAGCAGGTCACCGACGCCGAGCGCCGCTACGCCGAGCGCTACCGCACGCCGCGGGAGAACCCGGACCGGGTGGTCATCGAGATCGCCGTCGAGCGCGTCCTCGGCCGCGCCTGA
- a CDS encoding MBL fold metallo-hydrolase produces the protein MAARIDRLVTAGTFELDGGSWEVENNVWIVGDDEEAVVIDAAHDADAIEAALGGRRLLAIVSTHAHNDHVDAAPALAERTGAPILLHPDDLPLWKLTHPERLPDGELTDGQRIEVAGTELTVLHTPGHAPGAVCLYAPGLGTVFTGDTLFQGGPGATGRSFSHFPTIIDSIRERLLSLPADTVVRTGHGDPTTIGAEAPALPEWIARGH, from the coding sequence ATGGCCGCCCGGATCGACCGGCTGGTCACCGCCGGGACCTTCGAACTCGACGGCGGCAGCTGGGAGGTGGAGAACAACGTCTGGATCGTCGGCGACGACGAGGAGGCGGTGGTGATCGACGCCGCGCACGACGCCGACGCCATCGAGGCCGCGCTCGGCGGGCGCCGGCTGCTGGCGATCGTCTCCACCCACGCCCACAACGACCACGTCGACGCCGCCCCGGCCCTGGCCGAGCGCACCGGCGCGCCGATCCTGCTGCACCCGGACGACCTCCCGCTGTGGAAGCTCACCCACCCCGAGCGGCTCCCGGACGGCGAACTCACCGACGGCCAGCGGATCGAGGTGGCCGGCACCGAGCTGACCGTGCTGCACACCCCCGGCCACGCGCCCGGCGCGGTCTGCCTGTACGCGCCCGGGCTCGGCACCGTGTTCACCGGCGACACCCTGTTCCAGGGCGGCCCGGGCGCGACCGGCCGCTCGTTCTCGCACTTCCCGACCATCATCGACTCGATCCGGGAACGGCTGCTCTCCCTCCCGGCCGACACGGTGGTGCGCACCGGCCACGGCGACCCGACCACGATCGGAGCCGAGGCCCCGGCCCTGCCGGAGTGGATCGCCCGCGGCCACTGA
- a CDS encoding S-(hydroxymethyl)mycothiol dehydrogenase, translating into MAQQVKAVIARAKGAPVEVTTIVVPDPGPGEAVVRIQACGVCHTDLHYREGGINDEFPFLLGHEAAGIVESVGEGVTEVEPGDFVILNWRAVCGQCRACKRGRPQYCFNTHNAKQKMTLLDGTELSPALGIGAFAEKTLVAAGQCTKVDPAAEPAVAGLLGCGVMAGLGAAINTGNVGRGDTVAVIGCGGVGGAAVMGSRLAGASEIIAVDIDDRKLETARKLGATHTVNSRTTDPVEAIRELTGGNGADVVVEAVGRPETYQQAFYARDLAGTVVLVGVPTPEMTLELPLLDVFGRGGALKSSWYGDCLPSRDFPMLIDLYLQGRLDLGAFVTETIALDAVEQAFERMHHGDVLRSVVVF; encoded by the coding sequence ATGGCCCAGCAGGTCAAGGCAGTCATCGCGCGTGCCAAGGGCGCGCCCGTGGAGGTGACCACGATCGTGGTGCCGGACCCGGGGCCGGGCGAGGCGGTGGTCCGGATCCAGGCGTGCGGCGTCTGCCACACGGACCTCCACTACCGCGAGGGCGGCATCAACGACGAGTTCCCGTTCCTGCTCGGCCACGAGGCCGCGGGCATCGTGGAGTCGGTCGGCGAGGGCGTGACCGAGGTCGAGCCCGGCGACTTCGTCATCCTCAACTGGCGTGCGGTGTGCGGCCAGTGCCGCGCCTGCAAGCGCGGGCGTCCGCAGTACTGCTTCAACACCCACAACGCCAAGCAGAAGATGACGCTGCTGGACGGCACCGAGCTGTCCCCGGCGCTGGGCATCGGTGCCTTCGCCGAGAAGACCCTGGTCGCGGCCGGGCAGTGCACCAAGGTCGACCCGGCCGCCGAGCCGGCCGTCGCCGGCCTGCTGGGCTGCGGCGTGATGGCGGGCCTCGGCGCCGCGATCAACACCGGCAACGTCGGCCGCGGCGACACCGTCGCCGTGATCGGCTGCGGCGGCGTCGGCGGGGCGGCGGTGATGGGCTCCCGGCTGGCCGGCGCCTCCGAGATCATCGCGGTGGACATCGACGACCGCAAGCTGGAGACCGCCCGCAAGCTCGGCGCCACCCACACCGTCAACTCCCGCACCACCGACCCGGTCGAGGCGATCCGCGAGCTGACCGGCGGCAACGGCGCGGACGTCGTGGTGGAGGCCGTCGGCCGCCCGGAGACGTACCAGCAGGCCTTCTACGCCCGCGACCTCGCCGGCACCGTCGTCCTGGTCGGTGTGCCGACGCCCGAGATGACCCTCGAACTGCCGCTGCTGGACGTCTTCGGCCGCGGCGGCGCGCTCAAGTCCTCCTGGTACGGCGACTGCCTGCCCTCCCGGGACTTCCCGATGCTGATCGACCTGTACCTCCAGGGCCGCCTGGACCTCGGCGCCTTCGTCACCGAGACCATCGCGCTCGACGCGGTGGAGCAGGCCTTCGAGCGCATGCACCACGGCGACGTCCTCCGCTCGGTGGTGGTGTTCTGA